One genomic window of Pseudomonas sp. LFM046 includes the following:
- a CDS encoding DeoR family transcriptional regulator, with the protein MNLGPRQQDILDLARERGYVSIDELAQAFAVTPQTIRRDINQLAEHGLLRRTHGGAASEASSIQNTAYAMRAGQNRDEKQRIADAVAEYIPDNASLFINIGTTTEAIARALMGHKGLKVITNNLHVAAQLADKPDFEVLVAGGTVRSDGGIVGQAAVDFIQQFKVDYALVGISGIDEDGSLLDFDYQEVRVSQAIIENARQVFLAADSSKFGRNAVVRLGSIALVDRLFTDHQPSPALARLLTQHKVHLEQV; encoded by the coding sequence ATGAACCTGGGCCCACGGCAACAAGACATCCTCGACCTCGCCCGCGAGCGCGGCTACGTCAGCATCGACGAGCTGGCCCAGGCCTTCGCCGTCACCCCGCAGACCATTCGCCGCGACATCAATCAACTCGCCGAGCACGGTCTGCTGCGGCGCACCCATGGCGGGGCGGCCAGCGAAGCCTCGAGCATCCAGAACACCGCCTACGCCATGCGCGCCGGGCAGAACCGCGACGAGAAGCAGCGCATCGCCGACGCCGTGGCCGAGTACATCCCGGACAACGCTTCGCTCTTCATCAACATCGGCACCACCACCGAAGCCATCGCCCGCGCGCTCATGGGCCACAAGGGCCTGAAGGTGATCACCAACAACCTGCACGTGGCCGCCCAACTGGCCGACAAGCCCGATTTCGAAGTGCTGGTGGCCGGCGGGACGGTACGCAGCGACGGCGGCATCGTCGGGCAGGCGGCCGTGGATTTCATCCAGCAGTTCAAGGTGGACTACGCCCTGGTGGGCATCAGCGGCATAGACGAAGACGGCAGCCTGCTGGATTTCGACTACCAGGAAGTCCGCGTCTCCCAGGCCATCATCGAGAACGCGCGGCAGGTGTTCCTCGCCGCCGACTCCAGCAAGTTCGGTCGCAACGCCGTGGTGCGCCTGGGCTCCATCGCCCTGGTGGACCGCCTGTTCACCGACCACCAGCCCTCCCCCGCCCTGGCCCGCCTGCTGACCCAGCACAAGGTGCATCTGGAACAGGTCTGA